Proteins from a genomic interval of Candidatus Cloacimonadota bacterium:
- a CDS encoding glycosyltransferase family 4 protein codes for MKILIIADPIDEQYAGVYYYTRNLIENLLKIDKENEYVFLHLKKNSFFKDKKEYIVPGTRKFPGCMIIRKLLFIPFAIRKIKPDIVFEPAHIGPFSFFYKCKKIVVIHDLTPILFSHYHVAFSGLIHKIFLPLIIRNVDGIVVPSQSTKADLIKLFNVSKPVSVTDEAAAENFYPKSANEIKQVREKFEIEKDYIIAVGTLEPRKNLKIVLEVFSKIKTEFQDIQFVIVGKKGWKINQFLKEIKKIENDIIVTGYVDDGDLPRLYSGASVMIFPSIYEGFGLPPLEAMQCGCPVVCSNTSSLPEVCGEAAILFDPENPEELEDAMKIVLSDKDIRKKMKKKGLEQSSKFSWQKCAEETINFFQQINNNEA; via the coding sequence ATGAAAATTCTGATCATTGCCGATCCCATCGATGAACAATACGCTGGTGTTTATTATTATACCAGGAATCTGATAGAAAATTTACTTAAAATTGATAAAGAAAATGAATATGTTTTTTTGCATCTTAAGAAAAATTCATTTTTCAAAGATAAAAAGGAATACATCGTTCCAGGAACTCGCAAATTTCCTGGCTGTATGATCATTCGCAAGCTTTTATTCATTCCGTTTGCGATCAGAAAGATCAAACCGGACATTGTTTTTGAACCGGCTCATATCGGTCCTTTCAGTTTTTTCTATAAATGCAAAAAAATCGTTGTAATTCATGACCTTACCCCGATTTTATTCTCACATTATCATGTTGCATTCAGTGGGTTAATTCATAAAATATTTCTACCTTTAATTATCAGAAATGTAGATGGAATCGTCGTTCCTTCCCAATCAACAAAAGCTGATCTTATTAAACTTTTTAATGTTTCAAAACCAGTATCAGTTACAGATGAAGCTGCTGCAGAAAACTTCTATCCCAAAAGTGCAAACGAGATCAAACAAGTTAGGGAAAAATTTGAAATAGAAAAAGACTACATTATTGCTGTTGGTACTTTGGAACCACGTAAAAATTTGAAAATCGTTTTAGAAGTGTTTAGCAAAATAAAAACGGAATTTCAAGACATTCAGTTTGTAATTGTTGGTAAAAAAGGTTGGAAAATCAATCAGTTTCTGAAAGAAATTAAAAAAATTGAAAATGATATTATAGTTACCGGTTATGTTGATGATGGTGATCTTCCCAGATTATATTCCGGAGCTAGCGTAATGATTTTTCCCAGCATTTATGAAGGATTTGGATTGCCACCTCTGGAAGCAATGCAATGCGGTTGTCCGGTTGTGTGCTCAAATACATCCAGCCTGCCGGAAGTGTGTGGAGAAGCTGCTATTTTATTTGATCCTGAAAATCCTGAAGAACTGGAAGATGCTATGAAAATAGTGTTATCAGATAAAGATATAAGGAAGAAAATGAAAAAGAAAGGATTAGAACAATCCTCTAAATTTTCCTGGCAGAAATGTGCAGAAGAAACAATTAATTTTTTCCAGCAAATCAATAACAATGAGGCGTGA